Proteins from a genomic interval of Enterococcus faecium:
- a CDS encoding LacI family DNA-binding transcriptional regulator, with amino-acid sequence MVGIRDVARKANVSPATVSRVLNNDQTIHVAQATRQRIVEAAAALNYDISTRKYIKKRMPSIGVISTIGKASEEQDVYYKHLRVGMEEEARRLHLGMNRIYNLSDNPKQWEDLDQLGAVIVVGTVTKESITALLKQNMQIVVVDNPDIQQEVDMVYADLERMTKTVLELFLENGHKRIAYIGGYKVDMDEFGGKQISINEKRMRAYQHFMIDHHLEKYMSYRLGGWTEKQGEVLATDLLENESPLPTAILVGSDPLAIGVYRALKQKNIQIGEEIVVASFDNIETIANLSPSLTSVQINAKSIGQAAVRMALERIDGIRDEPIILTYPARLIVRDSFIPRTKRY; translated from the coding sequence ATGGTTGGAATTAGAGATGTCGCACGAAAGGCAAATGTCTCTCCTGCTACAGTTTCCCGCGTGTTGAATAACGATCAGACGATCCATGTGGCTCAGGCTACTCGGCAACGGATAGTAGAGGCAGCTGCTGCGTTGAATTATGACATCAGTACTCGTAAATATATCAAAAAGAGAATGCCTTCGATTGGTGTGATCTCTACGATCGGCAAAGCGAGCGAAGAACAGGATGTCTATTACAAACATTTGCGAGTAGGGATGGAAGAAGAAGCTCGACGTCTGCATTTAGGGATGAATCGAATCTATAATCTATCTGATAATCCTAAACAATGGGAAGATCTAGATCAGTTAGGTGCGGTGATCGTTGTTGGGACTGTTACGAAAGAATCGATTACCGCTTTGTTAAAACAAAACATGCAAATAGTCGTCGTGGATAACCCTGACATCCAGCAAGAGGTCGATATGGTGTATGCAGATCTTGAACGGATGACTAAAACCGTACTGGAATTGTTCTTAGAAAATGGTCATAAAAGAATAGCCTATATCGGGGGATATAAAGTCGATATGGATGAATTCGGTGGGAAGCAGATTTCTATAAACGAAAAGAGGATGCGTGCCTATCAGCATTTTATGATCGATCATCACTTAGAAAAATATATGTCTTATCGTCTAGGTGGCTGGACAGAAAAACAAGGTGAGGTACTTGCGACTGATCTATTAGAAAATGAATCCCCTCTTCCTACTGCCATTCTTGTCGGGAGCGATCCACTGGCAATCGGTGTCTATCGGGCATTGAAGCAAAAAAACATCCAAATTGGAGAAGAGATTGTTGTAGCAAGCTTCGATAATATCGAGACAATTGCAAACCTCTCCCCTAGCTTGACCAGTGTTCAAATCAATGCAAAATCAATTGGGCAAGCAGCTGTTCGAATGGCGTTGGAGCGAATTGACGGTATACGTGATGAACCGATCATTTTGACTTATC